A window from Phalacrocorax aristotelis chromosome 5, bGulAri2.1, whole genome shotgun sequence encodes these proteins:
- the MSTN gene encoding growth/differentiation factor 8, with translation MQKLAIYVYIYLFMLISVDLVALDDGSQPTENAEKDGLCNACTWRQNTKSSRIEAIKIQILSKLRLEQAPNISRDVIKQLLPKAPPLQELIDQYDVQRDDSSDGSLEDDDYHATTETIITMPTESDLLVQMEGKPKCCFFKFSSKIQYNKVVKAQLWIYLRQVQKPTTVFVQILRLIKPMKDGTRYTGIRSLKLDMNPGTGIWQSIDVKTVLQNWLKQPESNLGIEIKAFDENGRDLAVTFPGPGEDGLNPFLEVRVTDTPKRSRRDFGLDCDEHSTESRCCRYPLTVDFEAFGWDWIIAPKRYKANYCSGECEFVFLQKYPHTHLVHQANPRGSAGPCCTPTKMSPINMLYFNGKEQIIYGKIPAMVVDRCGCS, from the exons ATGCAAAAGCTAGCGATCTATGTTTATATTTACCTGTTCATGCTGATTTCAGTTGATCTGGTGGCTCTTGATGATGGTAGTCAGCCCACAGAGAACGCTGAAAAAGATGGACTGTGCAATGCTTGTACGTGGAGACAGAATACAAAATCTTCCAGAATAGAAGCCATAAAAATTCAAATCCTCAGCAAACTGCGTCTGGAACAAGCTCCTAACATTAGCAGGGATGTTATCAAACAACTTTTACCCAAAGCTCCTCCACTGCAGGAACTGATTGATCAGTATGACGTCCAGAGAGACGACAGTAGTGATGGCTCTTTGGAAGATGATGACTATCATGCCACCACCGAAACGATTATCACAATGCCTACAGAGT CTGATTTGCTTGTACAAATGGAGGGAAAACCAAAATGTTGCTTCTTTAAGTTTAGCTCTAAAATACAATATAACAAAGTAGTAAAGGCACAATTGTGGATATACTTGAGGCAAGTCCAAAAACCTACAACAGTGTTTGTGCAGATCCTGAGACTTATTAAACCCATGAAAGACGGTACAAGATATACTGGAATTCGATCTTTGAAACTTGACATGAACCCGGGCACTGGTATTTGGCAGAGCATTGATGTGAAGACAGTGTTGCAAAATTGGCTCAAACAGCCTGAATCCAATTTAGGCATcgaaataaaagcttttgatgAGAATGGACGAGATCTTGCTGTAACTTTCCCAGGACCAGGTGAAGATGGATTG AACCCATTTTTAGAGGTCAGAGTTACAGACACACCAAAACGGTCCCGCAGAGATTTCGGCCTTGACTGTGATGAGCACTCGACAGAATCCCGATGTTGTCGCTACCCGCTGACAGTGGATTTTGAAGCTTTTGGATGGGACTGGATTATTGCACCTAAAAGATATAAAGCCAATTACTGCTCTGGAGAATGCgaatttgtatttttacaaaaataccCACACACTCACCTCGTACACCAAGCCAACCCCAGAGGCTCGGCAGGCCCTTGCTGCACGCCCACCAAGATGTCCCCCATAAACATGCTGTACTTCAACGGGAAAGAACAAATAATATACGGCAAGATACCAGCCATGGTCGTAGATCGCTGTGGGTGCTCATGA